AGCTGCcagtttgtaataaacaaatccaccaTTAAAGTATTctaactttaaaccatcactGGCCAAAATAactccataataatgcttctttCAGTAAagaagtccatctcctgttgtcctctcacatcaaaatccatcaacatatttgtttagaattgtTCTGGACTGTTCATGCTtataaatggtgcttgatctgtgcacatTTCTTTCTCGATTCAGACAAGATACCCTCATATTTAAGATGAAAGCaacattttgatgtttaaaacgttttgatgcatttattagaaacatgcttttCATCTCACAAGATGTTAATCATCAGTGGACTGGAGTTGAGTAGATTACTTGTGGActtttgtgatgcttttatcagctatttgaaCTCTCATtatgatggcacccattcatgagcaagtgatgtaattctAAATTTCACCAAATCTTTTTCTCTTGGATGGCCTTGGATAGCAAAGTTTAATTTGGGGGGCAGctgttgcatttaaaaaatatgatttttgagaATAACGATTAAGATCCACATGTTTTCAATGTTTACGCCACATGACAaatcattaaatttaaattatttaaaaaaaaagtttttcaaaatcATGAAAACAACATGAATACTAAGAATATATCTCTAAATTGATGTGTTTTAAACTATAGTGTTGTTGTCAGCTTAAAGGCTTTATACTCTGCATGAAAATGTGTCTGGATATTTCATAAATCAACTCACTGTAACTGATGGACTGTCTTATTTTCATCCACACTCTGAACTTCAAATTGCCCAGGTATTGTGCAGTATCAATAAGCCCTCCTTGAACTGGTTCTATTTCTTGGTTCATGTTCTGGGCTCTAGAAGAACATTCAGAAGTCAGCAATGCTGCTTAACTTCAGTACTGAAAAAGCGGAAAAGAAGAAAACCTGCTCACCTCTCCAACATGTCCTTGAAGCTCTGTTGAAAATGTAGGAAATATGAAGTCAATGAAGACATACAGCAGCATACATCATTTAGttgattgcagaaaaaaacgACCGGTTTTAAAACCGAAATATGTAAAGTCTTTTCATGCTTTTACTCTTTTTCATAGGTTGTTGTCTTGCTGTACCAGTTAAAATTATACAGAATTAAAAAAGACAGAGTAGAGGAAAGAACAAAGGGCTAACCTGAAGAAACTGGACCTCCCCACTATCCAATTTATCTCTCAGTTCTTTGATAGTTTTTGGCAAAGATAATTTTTCTTCCTTCATCTTCTCAATTTTCTTTTGTATGAGCTTTGTTTTTAGTTCACTTTCGTTCCTCAGCGCAGCAAGCATGGCCCTTTCTTCATCATATAAAAGCTGGTGAAGATGCTTAAAGTCCTTTTTGATGATGCTCACTGTGTGACGAATCTGGTGCTGAGcaccagacacacacacaaaaaaatgttatatgatGTCATATTATtctcatgaaaaataaaaataactcgTAAATCAAACTCATCTTCCTTACACGTATGTGCTCTGCCTGGCGATGGCATTCAAATTTGGCATGTTCTAGAAACTTCATTTTTCTAGTCAAGAGATCAAGCTCACGGCGAAAAACTGTCTAAAATTAAGACATATATTGAATAGAATATTACTTGCGCAAAAACTGATTAAGGTCAGTGAACCCCCGCCCCCCATCCCACCCCAGGACGTACCTTACGTTCCTCGGCGATCTCATTGACAGGGCGGCACGAGTGGGTTCTGTGTTGCTGTGATTCTCTGCAAACCACACACATGAGCTCTTCATCATGCAGACAGAACAGACTCAGTCTCTCCCGGTGAATCTCGCACTGCTCCTCTAAAGGGCCCCGGTGATCCAGAAAAGCTTGACTCAAGTTTTTCAGAGCCAAGTTTACCGGAGGGTTCCTGGTGGCGGATCTTTTTCGGCACAGCGGGCATTCTCTTGAATCTTTGATCGTCCAGTACCGTTGAATACAGTCTCTACACACACTGTGGCCACACTGGAGCAACACGGGATCACTGAAAATATCACAGCAAACAGGACACGTAAAATCCTCTTCAGAGAAGGGACGTTTCGACGCCATTTCTACCTGCTCAGTCCCCCACTGAGCTCAAAGCGCTTAACTGCGCTAGCCAATGCAGCGGTTTCGTTATAAAATCACCTACACCTTTCTAACTTTCGCTTTCGTTT
The sequence above is drawn from the Labeo rohita strain BAU-BD-2019 chromosome 16, IGBB_LRoh.1.0, whole genome shotgun sequence genome and encodes:
- the LOC127178224 gene encoding nuclear factor 7, brain isoform X2, encoding MASKRPFSEEDFTCPVCCDIFSDPVLLQCGHSVCRDCIQRYWTIKDSRECPLCRKRSATRNPPVNLALKNLSQAFLDHRGPLEEQCEIHRERLSLFCLHDEELMCVVCRESQQHRTHSCRPVNEIAEERKHQIRHTVSIIKKDFKHLHQLLYDEERAMLAALRNESELKTKLIQKKIEKMKEEKLSLPKTIKELRDKLDSGEVQFLQSFKDMLERAQNMNQEIEPVQGGLIDTAQYLGNLKFRVWMKIRQSISYTPVVLDPNTANSQLILSEDLTCVRDRDEQEEEDIVGVQKNQLPDNPERFDRCHCVLGSVGYSSGTHIWDVDVGDSTFWMLGVTTESVKRKGTDSLPSEVWCVGYDGDKLSLKAPQESRIPFLGCEKPKRVRVKLDLDKGQLSFSDTISKTHYHTFTTHYMEKVFPFFCSLCSVAPLRILPVVKLSK
- the LOC127178224 gene encoding nuclear factor 7, brain isoform X1 codes for the protein MASKRPFSEEDFTCPVCCDIFSDPVLLQCGHSVCRDCIQRYWTIKDSRECPLCRKRSATRNPPVNLALKNLSQAFLDHRGPLEEQCEIHRERLSLFCLHDEELMCVVCRESQQHRTHSCRPVNEIAEERKTVFRRELDLLTRKMKFLEHAKFECHRQAEHIRHQIRHTVSIIKKDFKHLHQLLYDEERAMLAALRNESELKTKLIQKKIEKMKEEKLSLPKTIKELRDKLDSGEVQFLQSFKDMLERAQNMNQEIEPVQGGLIDTAQYLGNLKFRVWMKIRQSISYTPVVLDPNTANSQLILSEDLTCVRDRDEQEEEDIVGVQKNQLPDNPERFDRCHCVLGSVGYSSGTHIWDVDVGDSTFWMLGVTTESVKRKGTDSLPSEVWCVGYDGDKLSLKAPQESRIPFLGCEKPKRVRVKLDLDKGQLSFSDTISKTHYHTFTTHYMEKVFPFFCSLCSVAPLRILPVVKLSK